In the genome of Montipora foliosa isolate CH-2021 chromosome 3, ASM3666993v2, whole genome shotgun sequence, one region contains:
- the LOC137995904 gene encoding uncharacterized protein: MADSSASESSSNSGSDFSDFEASLEGKNNESALDPVGEIRPWRFEPPGRNGNQVRESDEEQQPVRSGCLNQESHERCQCGNCQSMWREEENICCQEVDAAKNKNLEPVTVEELQAEPGCIVQHPGFEAVCLNVWVLQTAWLQYKQQYGSSAYEGPEHKKNRHIAYRQLVRWCWGALGKNIWAPLPSCAVNCKLRTAYFTRKLNIPITTER; this comes from the exons CAGTTCCAACTCAGGGTCCgatttttcggattttgaggCTTCGCTGGAAGGCAAAAATAATGAAAGCGCTTTGGACCCTGTTGGTGAAATCAGGCCCTGGCGATTTGAACCGCCAGGAAGAAATGGAAATCAAGTGCGCGAATCAGACGAAGAACAACAGCCCGTACGCAGCGGCTGCCTCAATCAAGAAAGCCACGA AAGGTGCCAGTGTGGAAACTGCCAGTCAATGTGGAGGGAGGAAGAGAACATCTGCTGTCAAGAAGTAGATGCagcgaaaaataaaaatttggaGCCTGTTACAGTGGAAGAGCTGCAGGCAGAACCCGGATGTATTGTCCAGCATCCAGGATTTGAGGCAGTGTGCCTCAATGTATGGGTTCTGCAGACAGCTTGGCTACAGTACAAGCAGCAGTATGGCTCTTCTGCTTATGAGGGTCCAGAGCACAAGAAAAACCGCCACATTGCCTACAGGCAGCTAGTCAGATGGTGTTGGGGTGCCTTGGGCAAAAATATTTGGGCGCCTTTACCTTCTTGTGCAGTGAATTGCAAATTACGAAcggcgtatttcacaaggaaattgaacattcccatcaCAACGGAGAGATGA